One stretch of Suricata suricatta isolate VVHF042 chromosome 13, meerkat_22Aug2017_6uvM2_HiC, whole genome shotgun sequence DNA includes these proteins:
- the INIP gene encoding SOSS complex subunit C isoform X2, giving the protein MAANSSGQGFQNKNRVAILAELDKEKRKLLMQNQSSANHPGASTHMHTHLDTSSLKTLHLGILFFPSYLALTQSEENICSKSNYKTKCQSYYHLVLYKQ; this is encoded by the exons ATGGCAGCAAACTCATCAGGACAAG GTTTTCAAAACAAGAACAGAGTTGCAATCTTGGCAGAAttggacaaagagaaaagaaaattactcaTGCAGAACCAGTCTTCAGCAAATCATCCTGGAGCCAG cacgcacatgcacactcatCTGGATACTTCATCACTCAAGACTCTGCATTTGGGAATCTTATTCTTCCCGTCTTACCTCGCCTTGACCCagagtgaagaaaatatttgtagcaAAAGCAACTATAAAACCAAATGCCAAAGCTACTATCATTTAGTGCTATACAAACAGTGA
- the INIP gene encoding SOSS complex subunit C isoform X1, whose product MAANSSGQGFQNKNRVAILAELDKEKRKLLMQNQSSANHPGASIALSRPPLSKDFRDHAEQQHIAAQQKAALQHAHAHSSGYFITQDSAFGNLILPVLPRLDPE is encoded by the exons ATGGCAGCAAACTCATCAGGACAAG GTTTTCAAAACAAGAACAGAGTTGCAATCTTGGCAGAAttggacaaagagaaaagaaaattactcaTGCAGAACCAGTCTTCAGCAAATCATCCTGGAGCCAG CATTGCACTCTCGCGACCCCCCCTCAGTAAGGACTTCCGGGATCACGCCGAGCAGCAGCACATTGCAGCCCAGCAGAAGGCCGCTCTGCAG cacgcacatgcacactcatCTGGATACTTCATCACTCAAGACTCTGCATTTGGGAATCTTATTCTTCCCGTCTTACCTCGCCTTGACCCagagtga